Proteins encoded in a region of the Pseudomonas denitrificans (nom. rej.) genome:
- a CDS encoding helix-turn-helix domain-containing protein — MPAPAHQVATMLAPQTHRLVRQLMEELESQGDGVQQASQRLCQHLLEHYRVPEPCNDGADTGERLALAPWQERKAKDILAGSLLSRLYIADVAEQCGMSRSHFSRAFKQATGLAPREWALRLRIDRARELLASGDAPISQVGQECGFADQSHFCRSFRKLVGCTPNRWRQASRVGGTEDMATDSSPS, encoded by the coding sequence ATGCCCGCACCTGCCCACCAGGTAGCGACCATGCTCGCCCCCCAGACCCATCGCCTCGTCCGGCAGCTCATGGAGGAGCTGGAAAGCCAGGGCGACGGCGTACAGCAAGCCAGCCAGCGCCTTTGCCAGCATCTGCTGGAACACTACAGGGTGCCCGAGCCCTGCAACGATGGCGCGGACACGGGTGAACGCCTCGCCCTCGCCCCCTGGCAGGAGCGCAAGGCCAAGGACATTCTCGCCGGCAGCCTGCTCAGCCGCCTGTACATCGCCGATGTCGCCGAGCAATGCGGCATGTCACGCAGCCATTTTTCCCGTGCCTTCAAGCAGGCCACCGGACTTGCGCCACGGGAATGGGCGCTGCGCCTGCGCATCGACCGCGCCCGCGAGTTGCTGGCCAGCGGCGATGCGCCGATCTCCCAGGTCGGCCAGGAATGCGGCTTCGCCGACCAGTCGCACTTCTGCCGCAGCTTCCGCAAGCTGGTGGGCTGCACGCCGAACCGCTGGCGGCAGGCCAGTCGGGTGGGCGGAACGGAGGATATGGCGACAGATTCTTCGCCGAGTTGA